The following nucleotide sequence is from Alkalihalobacillus sp. LMS39.
ACCTGGTCATTTTCCTCTAATCCAGCTTCAAAAGCAGCTCCTTCTGGGATAACTTCGCCAATCTTTGCTTTATCGACTGGCATCCCTGCTAATAGGGCAAACGCCGTTAAAATAACAAAGGCTAACACAAAATTCATTAATGGACCTGCAAAAATCGCTAATGCCCGTTGTCCCACTGTTTTTGAACCAAACTGTCGATTCAATGGCGCAATTTGTGTAGATTCTTCATCAAATATAATTTCAGCTTTTTCATCGACTAAAAAGGTGATGAGTTCTTCGCCATCATACGCTTCAATAAATAAATCTTTTTCTAAATCAATTCGTTCAACACTAACCACTCTTGCGTCTGGATGTTTTGATTTATTATTAACAATCAGCTTAGAAACTTTGTTATTCTTGTTAAATACAAGTCCTACATCATAACCTGGTTTAATATGAACGGTTTCAGGGTCTTCACCCGCCATTCGAACAAACCCACCTAATGGTAACAGTCGAATTGTATACACGGTTTCGTCCCGTTTAAATGAGAATACCTTTGGACCAAAACCGATTGCAAATTCCCTACACAAAATACCAGCTCGTTTTGCAAAATATAAATGTCCCCATTCATGAATAAAGACAAGCAAACCAAAAATGATAACAATGGAAATTAACGTATTCACTAGTTTATCAACACCTTTATTTAATTAATGAGGTTACAAAAGACCTTGTTTCTTTGTCCACTTCTAATATATCACCTAACGAAGGGTTGGCAATGGCATCATGCTTTTCAAGAGATTGTTCTATGAGTTGTTCAATATGAAGGAAGGAAATTTTCCCTTCTAGAAAAGCAGCTACTGCCATTTCATTAGCCGCATTAAGAACCGTTGTCATCGTTCCTCCGATACGACCAGACTCATAAGCAAAATGAAGACAACGAAACCGGGTAAAGTCAGGCTTTGAAAAATGAAGCTTTTGAATCTCCCATAAGTTTAACCTGTCTTTGTTCTTAAACTCAAGCCGATTAGGGTAAGATAAGGCATATTGAATAGGCACTCTCATATCTGGTGTTCCTAATTGGGCAATCACACTTCCATCGATATATTCTACCAT
It contains:
- the rseP gene encoding RIP metalloprotease RseP, producing the protein MNTLISIVIIFGLLVFIHEWGHLYFAKRAGILCREFAIGFGPKVFSFKRDETVYTIRLLPLGGFVRMAGEDPETVHIKPGYDVGLVFNKNNKVSKLIVNNKSKHPDARVVSVERIDLEKDLFIEAYDGEELITFLVDEKAEIIFDEESTQIAPLNRQFGSKTVGQRALAIFAGPLMNFVLAFVILTAFALLAGMPVDKAKIGEVIPEGAAFEAGLEENDQVVAISGQATDTWLEVVAIIQQHPSQELMFEVERNGQRLEIPVIPQERENQLGEKEGFVGISQPTEFSLLGSLQYGITETYMFTKLIFESLGMLITGQFSLDHLAGPVGIYNYTGQAAEMGIFILMKWAAVLSVNLGIINLLPLPALDGGRLIFIGLEAVRGKPVDPQKEGMIHFIGFALLMLLMLVVTWNDINKFFL